The nucleotide window GCCGCGCGAGCGCAGGTAGAACAGCATCTTGTCGTCCAGCGTGCCCACCGTGGCGCCGTGGCCGCACTGCACGTCGTCGGCGAAGATCTCAAGCTCGGGCTTGTTGTCCATCTCGGCGCCGTCGCTCAGAAGCAGAGACTGGCTCATCATGCGCCCGTCCGTCTTCTGGGCATCGCGCCGCACCACGATCTTGCCCTGGAACACGCCGTGGGCCTCGTCCGAGAGCACGGTCTTGAACAGCTCCCGGCTCTCGCAGCCCGCCACCGCATGGTCGATGAACATGGTGGTGTCGGCGTGCTGGCGGCCCTTCAGCAGGGTGGCGCCCCGCACCCCCAGATTTGTCCCGGTGCCCTGGAAGCGGCCGTAGACGGAATAGCGCGACAGCGCCGCGCCCTGCACCAGCGAGAACACGTTGAGCTTCGCCGCGCGGCCCAGCTCCACCATGAGCGTGCCCAGATGCAGCGCGGACGCGCCCTCTTCCTGCAGCCGCACCAGATTGACGGTGGCGCCATCGCCCACCACCAGTTCCATCGCGTGGTTGGCCTGGTAGGCCACGCCCTCGCGGCCGGTGAAGCTTTCCACCAGCGTCAGCTCGGCGCCGTCGCCCACCACCACCACGGTGCGGGTGAAGCCGGCGACAGCTTCCTCGGCGGGGAAGACGTAGGCCAGATGCACCGGCTTTGCAGCCCTGGTGCCGGCATCCACCTTCATCACCAGCCCCTCGCCGAGGAAGCCGGTGTTCAGCGCCAGCGCGCCGTCATAGCGGTCCGGCTGGAGCGAGCCGATGCGGTCGACCAGCGGATCGTGCGCCGCCTTGGCCGCATCAAGCGGCAGGGCGCTGACCCCGGCGGGCAGGCCGGCGAAGTCGGAGGCGCCGCGCGCCAGCGCCCCGCTCACGAACAGGAGGCGCGCCGCATGGGGCACGTCGAGCGTCTGCGAGGCGGCCTCTGCCTCCGCCGCGGTGCCGGGGGAGCCGGCGAGCGGGGGGAAGTCGCGCACCGCAGCGCGCAGGTCGGTATATTTCCACTCCTCGACGCGCCGGTTGGGCAGGCCGTGGGCGCGGAAGGCCTCAAGCGCATCGGCGCTCAGCTCGCCGAGACGCCCGTCAAGGTCCCCCTGCCCGGCCGCGACGGCGAGCCGGGCCTGGAGCGTGGCGGCGATGGCGTCTTCGGCCGGTGTGCGGGCGGGACGGACGGGAATGTTCATGGCCGCGCTCACGCCGCATCCTGCCCGTAGGCGGCATAGCCGGATTCCTCCAGCTCCAGCGCCAGCTCGGCGCCGCCGGAGCGGACGATGCGGCCCTTGTGCATCACATGCACCACATCCGGCACGATATGGTCGAGCAGGCGCTGGTAATGGGTGATGACCAGCATGGCGCGGTCGGGCGAGCGAAGGGCGTTCACCCCCTGCGCCACCACCTTCAGCGCATCGATGTCGAGGCCGGAATCGGTCTCGTCGAGGATGCACAGCTTGGGCTCCAGCAGCGCCATCTGGAGGATTTCGTTGCGCTTCTTCTCGCCGCCGGAGAACCCCACGTTGACCCCGCGCCGCAGCATGTCCTGGGTGATGCCGAGGTCGGGGGCCTTGGCGCGCACCAGCTTGAGGAAGTCGGGGGTGGAGATTTCCTCCTCCCCGCGCGCCTTCTTCTGCGCGTTCATGGCGGCGCGCAGGAACTGCATGTTGGCGACGCCGGGGATCTCGATGGGATACTGGAAGGCGAGGAACACGCCCGCCGCCGCCCGCTCTTCGGGGGCGAGGGAGAGGATGTCCTGCCCGTTGAAGGTGGCGGTGCCCTCGGTGACCTCATAGTCCGGCTTGCCCGAGAGGACATAGGACAGGGTGGACTTGCCGGAGCCGTTCGGCCCCATGATGGCATGCACCTCCCCCGCCGGGACAGTGAGGGTGAGGCCCTTGAGGATCTCGTTGTCGCCAATGCGGGCGTGGAGATTCTTGATTTCGAGCATGTGCTGTGTCCGTTGGTGCGCCACGGCCGGGCCGGGCGGGAATGTCAGCGCTGCGGGGCCGCGCCCCGCGTCGTTCTGGAAGCCGTCATGCCCGGCCTTGTGCCGGGCATCCACGCCGTGCCGCTGGCGCACTGGAGGGAAGCCTGTTCCCGGTCGCCGGGCGTGGATGGCCGGGAAAAGCCCGGCCATGACGCATCGTTACAAGGGCCAAATGCTCACCCCACGCTTCCCTCGAGGCTCACGGCGATGAGCTTCTGGGCCTCCACGGCGAACTCCATGGGCAGCTGCTGGAGCACGTCGCGCACGAAGCCGTTGACGATCAGCGCCACCGCCTCCTCCGGGCCGAGGCCGCGCTGGAGGCAGTAGAACAGCTGGTCCTCGGAGATCTTGGAGGTGGTGGCCTCGTGCTCGAACTGGGCCGAGGCGTTCTTGGCCTCCATGTAGGGCACGGTGTGCGCGCCGCACTGGTCGCCGATGAGCAGCGAGTCGCAATTGGTGAAGTTGCGCGCGCCGGTCGCCTTGCGGTGGGCCGAGACCTGCCCGCGATAGGTGTTCTCGGAATGGCCGGCGGCGATGCCCTTGGAGATGATGCGGCTCGACGTGTTCTTGCCGAGATGGATCATCTTGGTGCCGCTATCCACCTGCTGGTGGCCGTTGGAGATGGCGATGGAATAGAACTCGCCCTGCGAGTTGTCGCCCCTCAGGATGCAGCTCGGATACTTCCAGGTGATGGCCGATCCGGTCTCCACCTGGGTCCACGAGATCTTGGAATTGTCGCCCCGGCAGTCGCCGCGCTTGGTGACGAAATTATAGATGCCGCCCTTGCCGTCCTTGTCGCCGGGATACCAGTTCTGGACGGTGGAATACTTGATCTCGGCGCCCTTCAGCGCCACCAGCTCCACCACGGCGGCATGCAGCTGGTTCTCGTCACGCTGGGGCGCGGTGCAGCCTTCCAGATAGCTCACATAGGCTCCCTCGTCGGCGATGATGAGGGTGCGCTCGAACTGGCCGGTGTTGCGCTCGTTGATGCGGAAGTAGGTGGACAATTCCATGGGGCAGCGCACCCCCTTGGGGATGTACACGAACGACCCGTCGGAAAAGACCGCCGAATTCAGCGTGGCGTAGAAATTGTCCGACACCGGCACCACCGAGCCGAGATAGGTCTTCACCAGCTCGGGATGCTCGCGGATGGCTTCCGAGATGGGCATGAAGATCACGCCTGCGCTGGCCAGCTCCGCCTTGAAGGTGGTGGCCACTGACACGCTGTCGAACACCGCGTCCACCGCCACCTTCGAGCCGCCGGAACTCTCGATGCCCAGCAGGGCGTCGCGCTCGCGCAGCGGAATGCCCAGCTTCTCGTAGGTCTTGAGGATTTCCGGATCGATCTCGTCGATGGACTTCGGCGCCGCCTTGGGCGCGGAATAATAATAATAGTCCTGGAAATCGATCTGCGGATAGCTCACCCGCGCCCAGGTGGGCTCCACCATGGTGAGCCAGCGCCGGTAGGCTTCCAGCCGCCATTCGAGCATCCATTCGGGCTCGTTCTTCTTGGCGGAGATATAGCGGATCGTGTCCTCGGACAGGCCCTTGGGAGCCTTCTCGCTCTCGATGTCCGTGACGAAACCGTACTTGTACTGGTCCACGTCGAGCGCGCGGACGCGTTCAACCGTTTCCTGAACCGCAGGCATCTTCTCTTCTCCTCTCCCGCGCGGGGTCAAGGCCCGCGGGTCAAGTTCACGTCTTACGTCTCATGCCGCGCATGACGCGCGGGTCCTGAATTTCCGCCCCTCAGCCGCGCAGCCTGCGCGGGTCCAGGCTCTTTACTTCTACGCCGCGCGGACCGCGCGGCTTCTCAGGTGCGGCACCACCTTTTGCAAGGCCGCCACCGCCTCGTCCACATCCTGCCGGGTGCTGGACCAGCCCAGCGAGAGGCGGATGGCGCCCGCCGCACGGTCCTCGGGAACGCCCATGGCCGACAGCACATGGGAGGCGCCCACCTTGCCCGAGGAGCAGGCCGAGCCCGCACTGACACTTACGTGGGCAAGGTCGAGCGCGATCACCAGTGTCTCGGCCCGAAGTCCGGCGAAAGTGAGCATGCTGGTATTGGGTAGCCGCTCCGCCCCGGAACCGATGACCTCTGCATCGGGAACGCCGGCCAGCACCGCCCGTTCCAGCGCATCGCGCAAGGTCGCAAGGCGGGCGGCCTCTTCGGCCAGATCGGCGCACGCCACGCCGGCGACGGCGCCGAAGCCGGCGATGGCCGGGCCGTTTTCGGTCCCCGCGCGACGGCCGCGCTCCTGCCCGCCACCGGCGATGAGGGCCGGTGTGCGATCATCAGGCCCCGCCGCCACCAGCGCTCCGGTGCCCTGGGGGCCGCCCATCTTGTGCGCGGAGAGGCTGAGGAAATCGACGCCCAGCGCCGCCATGTCCAGCGGCAGGCGGCCAGCGGCCTGCACGGCGTCGCAGAACACCACGCCATCGCGCGCCTTCACCAGCCGCGCGGCCTGCGCCACCGGCTGGACCACACCGGTCTCGTTGTTGGCCGCCATCAGCGCCAGCAAAGCGCGGCGGCCGGCGGCGGCATGGCGGGCGAGGGATTCTTCCAGCGCATCGAGTTGGAAGCGGCCGGCGTCGTCCACGGGCAGCACCTCCACTGCCTCGGCGGCAAAGCGATGGCCGCGCAGCACGGCGGGATGCTCCACCGCGCTCATGAGCAGCACGTCGCAGGGCTTGGGCCGGCCGGCCATCTCTACCGCCGGATGCAGCGCCAGCGCGGCCGCCTCCGTAGCGCCGGAGGTGAAGACCACCCCACGCGGCGCGGCGCCCACGAGGCGGGCCACATGCGCCCGCGCCGCCTCCATGCGCGCTCGGGCGGCGCGGCCATCGGCATGGACGGAGGAGGCATTGCCCACGCATTCCAGCGCCGCGAGCATGGCGTCACGGGCTTCGCGCTTCAGGGGGCTGGTGGCATTGTGATCGAGATAGGCGCGGCGCGCGGCAGCATTGGCCGCGGGCACACCTGCCCCGGCCTCAGACCGATCCTGCGACCGAGGATCCTGCGACCTGGGATCCTGCGATCCCGGGATGCCGCCCGCGCTCATCTCCGCCTCCTGGCCCCTCGCGCGAAACACGCTCCGGACCCGCGCCAGACTTGCAATTGCCGGCAATCTCGGTCATAGCTCAAACTTCACCCGATCCCGCATTGCAGCGCCCTACGGTTCGCGCAGCCGGCAGGAACAGATTAGAATTATTCTAAATCGATAGGTCGTTCCGATCTGTAAGTCAAGCATTACCGTTTCGGCGTCAAGTCGTTAGGGTGATGCTGGCAGGTTCGTCCCCGAGAGTCGCGCTTTCCGGGCGGGATCCGCTTCATCCTGTGCGTCATTGCCACCCAGAGGTTGTAAAACTTCCATGCCAGAAGTGATCTTCCCCGGCGAAAAGGGGCGCCTTGAAGGCCGCTACCAGCCCGCCAAGACCCGCAATGCGCCCATCGCCATCATTCTTCATCCGCACCCGCAGTTCGGCGGGACGATGAACAATCCTGTCGTGTACAATTTGTACTACCAGTTCGCGAACCGCGGCTTCTCGGTGCTGCGTTTCAATTTCCGGGGCGTCGGCCGCTCCCAGGGGTCGTTCGACCACGGCACGGGCGAACTGTCCGACGCCGCCGCGGC belongs to Xanthobacter autotrophicus Py2 and includes:
- a CDS encoding FeS assembly protein SufB (TIGRFAM: FeS assembly protein SufB~PFAM: SufBD protein~KEGG: bbt:BBta_3966 transport protein associated with Fe-S cluster assembly, SufB), which gives rise to MPAVQETVERVRALDVDQYKYGFVTDIESEKAPKGLSEDTIRYISAKKNEPEWMLEWRLEAYRRWLTMVEPTWARVSYPQIDFQDYYYYSAPKAAPKSIDEIDPEILKTYEKLGIPLRERDALLGIESSGGSKVAVDAVFDSVSVATTFKAELASAGVIFMPISEAIREHPELVKTYLGSVVPVSDNFYATLNSAVFSDGSFVYIPKGVRCPMELSTYFRINERNTGQFERTLIIADEGAYVSYLEGCTAPQRDENQLHAAVVELVALKGAEIKYSTVQNWYPGDKDGKGGIYNFVTKRGDCRGDNSKISWTQVETGSAITWKYPSCILRGDNSQGEFYSIAISNGHQQVDSGTKMIHLGKNTSSRIISKGIAAGHSENTYRGQVSAHRKATGARNFTNCDSLLIGDQCGAHTVPYMEAKNASAQFEHEATTSKISEDQLFYCLQRGLGPEEAVALIVNGFVRDVLQQLPMEFAVEAQKLIAVSLEGSVG
- a CDS encoding aminotransferase class V (PFAM: aminotransferase class V~KEGG: rpa:RPA2463 putative cysteine desulfurase, nifS homolog) translates to MSAGGIPGSQDPRSQDPRSQDRSEAGAGVPAANAAARRAYLDHNATSPLKREARDAMLAALECVGNASSVHADGRAARARMEAARAHVARLVGAAPRGVVFTSGATEAAALALHPAVEMAGRPKPCDVLLMSAVEHPAVLRGHRFAAEAVEVLPVDDAGRFQLDALEESLARHAAAGRRALLALMAANNETGVVQPVAQAARLVKARDGVVFCDAVQAAGRLPLDMAALGVDFLSLSAHKMGGPQGTGALVAAGPDDRTPALIAGGGQERGRRAGTENGPAIAGFGAVAGVACADLAEEAARLATLRDALERAVLAGVPDAEVIGSGAERLPNTSMLTFAGLRAETLVIALDLAHVSVSAGSACSSGKVGASHVLSAMGVPEDRAAGAIRLSLGWSSTRQDVDEAVAALQKVVPHLRSRAVRAA
- a CDS encoding FeS assembly protein SufD (TIGRFAM: FeS assembly protein SufD~PFAM: SufBD protein~KEGG: bra:BRADO3543 SufD, needed for FhuF Fe-S center production/stability), whose protein sequence is MNIPVRPARTPAEDAIAATLQARLAVAAGQGDLDGRLGELSADALEAFRAHGLPNRRVEEWKYTDLRAAVRDFPPLAGSPGTAAEAEAASQTLDVPHAARLLFVSGALARGASDFAGLPAGVSALPLDAAKAAHDPLVDRIGSLQPDRYDGALALNTGFLGEGLVMKVDAGTRAAKPVHLAYVFPAEEAVAGFTRTVVVVGDGAELTLVESFTGREGVAYQANHAMELVVGDGATVNLVRLQEEGASALHLGTLMVELGRAAKLNVFSLVQGAALSRYSVYGRFQGTGTNLGVRGATLLKGRQHADTTMFIDHAVAGCESRELFKTVLSDEAHGVFQGKIVVRRDAQKTDGRMMSQSLLLSDGAEMDNKPELEIFADDVQCGHGATVGTLDDKMLFYLRSRGLPLKEAERLLIQAFVGEAVEFVEDEALREILIARMVAWLEKRAA
- a CDS encoding FeS assembly ATPase SufC (TIGRFAM: FeS assembly ATPase SufC~PFAM: ABC transporter related~SMART: AAA ATPase~KEGG: rpc:RPC_2839 FeS assembly ATPase SufC) → MLEIKNLHARIGDNEILKGLTLTVPAGEVHAIMGPNGSGKSTLSYVLSGKPDYEVTEGTATFNGQDILSLAPEERAAAGVFLAFQYPIEIPGVANMQFLRAAMNAQKKARGEEEISTPDFLKLVRAKAPDLGITQDMLRRGVNVGFSGGEKKRNEILQMALLEPKLCILDETDSGLDIDALKVVAQGVNALRSPDRAMLVITHYQRLLDHIVPDVVHVMHKGRIVRSGGAELALELEESGYAAYGQDAA